In Electrophorus electricus isolate fEleEle1 chromosome 10, fEleEle1.pri, whole genome shotgun sequence, the genomic window CGTCCAGGCAGGTTTGGGGGAAGGACTGTGTGGCTGTGGGGTATGGCTGTGTGGCTGTGATGCTGTACAAAATggctgtggaggtgtgtggcTGTAGGTTTGTGGGGCTGCAGTGTATGGCTGTAGGGCAGTGGGGTTGTAGGGCTGTAGTATATGGCTGTAGGGTTGTGGGGCTTTGGGGCTGTAGGGCTATAGTGTATGGCTGTAGGGCAGTGGGGCACTGGGGCTGTAGGATACTGCTGTGGGGCTCAGAGGCTGTGGGACTGTAGTGTACGGCTGTAGGGCTGAGGGGCTGTGGGACTGTAGTGTAGGGCTGAGGGGCTGTGGGACTAGTGTACGGCTGTAGGGCTGAGGGGCTGTGGGGCTGTAGTGTACGGCTGTAGGGCTGAGGGGCTGTGGGGCTGTAGTGTAGGGCTGAGGGGCTGTGGGACTAGTGTACGGCTGTAGGGCTGAGGGGCTGTGGGGCTGTAGTGTACGGCTGTAGGGCTGAGGGGCTGTGGGGCTGTAGTGTACAGCTGTGGGGCAGGACTGTGCTGTTGTACATTTAAGATAATTTATCATGGTGGCCTGTATTTCTTTCTCACATTCTGCTGACTTTCACACAAAACCATTTTATAAGAGCTGCAAGATTTAAGGGGTAACATTTTCTGATGCAAGATTCACTGACACTGGATGAGACACATCTACGTCATACACTTTCACAGAGgaacccccctcacacacacacacacactgttctgcgTAAGCACTGATGTTTGAGgtcacacacagtgttctctGCTAACAGTAATAATGAGGCCAaacctatctctctctctgtcactcctaATACAGTCTGACCCATTGCCTTTCCTCTGTCcccatccctcactccctctctctctccctctctttctgtccatgCCTCCTTTATAACTGGCTTCTTACcatctccaccaccactcatccTCCACGATTCTACTACGACAGTCAGTGTTTGGAGAACGGATTGAAACAAACACTTAAGACACATGTGCTTCTCCAGCATAAGGATACACTTTAACCGCATCGCGTCTGGTTAGAGTTCACTGGTCTACTTCTTTGGAAGCCTACATAGCATAGATAGTGTGAGATAAATAGAACTGCAATATgataaaaaacacttttataaaaggataaaaaagaaatattcatAACCTGCTTGGTTAAAATCGCTGGCTTTTGGGACATATGATTCTGCTGGATCTAATGAGTGACTTTAAAAGGTAAATCTGGATTGATTTCTCTGTGGCCTGGGCTTTGAGCACAGGCAGGCTGGCCGCCGGTCCGAGCAGAGCGGCAGAAGACACGTTCTTTACTGGTAAGACTCACTCCTCATGTCTGTTAATCTGTACCCCCTATGAACAAGTTGCCTCCTCTAGGTGTGGACATACTGGTCATACACAAAAGACTCCACAAGGACTGAACGTTGATTAGAATTTagaaaatgcagtgtgttaatAGGATAAAGTGTGTTGCAGTGATGACGCGTCCTCTAAAAATGTTGTCATATTAACTCAAAGGGGGTGCGTAGGAGAAAGGAGTTTAAGATggtgattgtatgtgtgttttgaaggACATTTCCAGTTCACGGATAATGATCTTTTTCATCAGATTATGAGGGGACAATCCCCAACACAGAGACTAAGACAATAAGACAGGAAGACCCACGGCTCCACACCTGCAGCGTGTCCTTCCCCCAGCACAAGACCACCTTGCAGACCGAGTGACAAGCAGTCTGATGCCCACTGTCTCCTCTGTGAATCACACGGGACGACTCCTCCTGCTGTTGCTATGGGCAACCCACCTTTCCATGGCGACCAACTGGCTGTAAGTGAGCATGCCTAAACACGTTTGTTTGGAATGCAATAACATGTAAAAGATGGTGacatcttcctctctcccacataccctctctttgtctttttcaaCATTCTCATTTTTCCTTgtctcttgttctttctcttgTCCCTATAGTTCTCTGATGCGGTTGCCGCGCTCTCGCCCGATTTCAGGCGTTGGGTCATGCGGTCGCCTGAGGGGTCTCTCGGCAGGGCAGGTGGGGGTGTGCCGTGCGCGGGGGGAGGTTATGGAATCTGTACGGAGAGCTGCAGAGATGGTCATCGAAGAGGTAAAAGACAGTGAATACTAAATCtaacacatccacaaacactaAATccaacacatatacaaacactaaATCtaacacatccacaaacactaaatccaacaaaacagaaacacaaatacaagcaaaaAACAGATGTGGGTCATGAACCAGAGAGTGCAGACAAAATGTCAAAGGATACAGCCAAATCGTAAACGAGTACACAGTCCTTAGGGATCAATCCGAACAGGCAAACAAAGAGTTGAGGCAGAGACAATAGTCAAAATCCACAAAGTACACATAAGCCAGGCACAGTAATACTTTACAAACACAGAGTGGAGCAGATCAGTATAAACAGCAAGGTGATAGGGAAACAGGTGAAAAGAATCAATAATCATGAAAGGTGGACTGGATGAGACACAATTAACAATAACCCAGTCTGGATCAGGGGGAGTgtcattaaccctaacccagtctgGACACTTTTAGTAAAAAATacaagatcattttaaaattatttaatacaattaaaaaatgaTCACAGATTCTTAatcaaaaccaaaccaaaacagctCATTCTCTCTATATACACATTCttacccaccacacacacgcttacctacactctcttactcacacacactcttgcaaaCTATAAAGTGTATTTTGGAAGGGTCACTGTCTGAACAATAGCATGTTTACTTGACAGGAACCTTTCTGAAGTGCTCAATCTGtctctacctgtctgtctctctctttctgcctgtctgtctctcggcAGTGCCAGCACCAGTTCCGTAACCGTCGTTGGAACTGCTCTACTACACCTCGTGGCATTAACGTGTTTGGTCGGGTCATGAACCAAGGTCAGAACTTTCTGGGTTTCTCGTGCTAGAGGTTGCCTTCTGCTGTTCCACATATCACACGATACTGCATTCTAATTTTACTTAagcatttttcctgttttcccaTCTTAAGTTGCATTGTGAGTTCTGTAAACCAGGCCTTCAGAAGAGGCAGTCCTCAACCAGTTCTGACTATGACACTGGAGTCACTGGTGTCACTGGTGCCAGTTGCTGGTGGTGTCATTCTtggctaagtgtgtgtgtgtgtgtgtgtgtgtgtgtgattgttctCTGCAGGCACGCGGGAGGCAGCATTCATGCATGCTCTGTCCTCTGCTGCGGTGGCTGTTGCAGTGACACGGGGCTGCAGCAGGGGGGAGCTAGAGAGGTGTGGCTGTGACCGGAAGGTGAGAGGGCTCAGCCCAGAAGGTGAGTCCGCCAGCCATGAAAAACTACTGCACTACActaatgaggaaaaaaacactaaCAAGAGGAAAaccaccagcacacacagcctacacTAATGAGGAAAAAACACCTAGACCTGAGTAACCCCAGATCTTTACATAGTGTGAGCTCTTATACATAAGCCCTCCCATCCTTTCAGGCTCTCATACATAAACCCTCCCATCCTTACAGGCTCTCATACATAAACCCTCCCATCCTTACAGGCTCTCATTTTCACCCTTCCTCAGGGTTCCAGTGGTCAGGCTGTTCCGATAATCTGTCCTATGGTGTGGCGTTCTCACAGACGTTTGTGGATGAGCCAGAGCGTGCAAAGGGTACGTCATCAGGGCGACCACTAATGAACATCCACAATAATGAGGCCGGGCGAAAGGTACGTTTAGATGCCTGACTATAGCATCGTCCCTCACttctgctcactcactcactctctcactatctcattctctctatctcgttcgttctctctctctctctcaagatgGCTTTATTCTGAATGGTTGTGTGAAATACAGGTATGTTGTCAGAGCACTGGAATTTCAGTTCCAGaaaattcatattaataaactttaacattttcaaaagtcAGTTGGTCATTGCATTAATAAAAGTAACATcagcaaaataacaataacaaaataaaatcacaaccACCAtggataataataacaataataatcataataataatgttgttaGGGTTCATTTCTAGGGTCTGCCTTAGTGTTTCTCTGAgtctggtctttaaatgcaacGTTTTACTGGGACTGCTGTTTAAATGCTGTGTTTCTCGGggctggtctttaaatgcaatgtttctctgggactggtctttatatgcagtgtttttttctgggaCTGTtgtttaaatgcattgtttCTCTGAGACTGGTGTTTAAATTCAGTGTTTCTCTGAAACTGGTGTTTAAATTCAGCGTTTTTCTGGAACTAGTATCCAGAAATTTAAAGGCCATTTTTGTTGACAGCATACAGTATAATTTGGCTGTTGTCCAAATGTATACCTGTGATGACTGAGGGACCCCATACATCACTACCATATAGCACAATTTGCAGTATTACATTCAAATCATTTGCACCAATCTGAAATGGGTATATCAATCTCCTCTTTATTGCATAAAGTGCATAAAGAGGTTTTTCTTTTAGTGCATTCACTACACCATGAGCTGTAGGCCATGCTGCTTAGAGTGAACTGGTGTCTGACCATGATGTTAGTCTTTTTTGGGTTTCCTGcctggttctggttctgacaGAAGTTCTCCAGCATGTCCAAGTGTTGCATGAacatctgtgcagtgtgtgacagGAATGTAAgttccctctcttccctctagAGTGAGTCAGGGGATGCAGACTTATCCAACTGCACCATGAACAAGTTGATGTAAAAACTGAGCTGACACTGCATCCCTGCATCCCTCTTTCCTGAATGAAGAACTCTGGCGGTTTCTGTGAATTTCTGCCAATTCTTATCCAACACTTGTTTCCCAAAGAAATCAATTAAATATCCTCAAAGACTTTACACTCTACATTACTATAGACAGTTTAGAAAAAAGTTCACCATGCCAAATAGAATCGAATGccttaaaacaattttaaaagccAGGCAAGATTTTACCATTGTTGATTGATTTACACGTTTATTGATtgagtgtgtagggtgtaaatGTGTTTAGTCATACAATGATTTGGAAGGAAGCCAATCTGACTCTCACTCAGGACACTGTCTGCTAAAGAATGTTAAAATCCTTGTGATTAAAATGCTGCTAAATAGAGTGCCAGATTACAGATCACATAAATACAGAGCCAGATTACATCTCCCACAAATGCGTGGCCAGATTACAGCTCACACAAATACAGGGCCAGATTACAGATCACACAAATACAGGGTCATATTACAACTCACACAAATCCGTAGCCAGATTACTGATCACACAAATCCGTGGCCAGATTACTGCTCACACGGCTCTCTGTAGCTCAGATGGGCTATATTTAAGCATCATTTAATTTGAAGGATTTGAGTTTCTGTGCCAATTACTCTTGTGTTGTTGGATAATTGATCAGGTTTTGTCTTTAGTTGCACTCAGTTATTTGCAATATTTGCTTCATCATATTGTAATGTTAATGTGGCTATATCTTAGATATGTCTTTGTAAAGGTtttcagaatgtgtttttggaagACTCTCTGGTGAGCGTCGTCTttctacatttcatttttaaaatttaaattagcTTTCTTGGCATGGAAAAATcatgtattgccaaagcatttacagataaacagtGCTAATAtgtagacaaacaaaaatatttaaacacagatgatgaacagagcagtaaacagGAATATATACTCTATATACCCTGTACACAGTAtgtatactgtaatgtgtacacatatactgtctatgtatatatacaacatCCTGCTATACACAGTGCATAAACTCTACTGCAGAAAGCAACATGAACAATCTTAATGTGGTGCATCACTGATGACTCAAATCTTCAGTGTGACtatgtctctccctcccacccacccccaaccccaggCTATCCTCCACAACATGCAGGTGGAGTGTAAGTGTCATGGTGTTTCAGGCTCCTGTGAGCTCAGGACCTGCTGGAAGGTCATGCCCCCGTTCCGGCGTGTCGGTGTTGTGCTGAAGGAGCGCTTTGATGGAGCCACAGAGGTGCAGTACAGTCTTTACCCCTGACCTTTTGACCCCATAACCCCTTAAAGATCTCAAGTCCAGGGTTCCTACTGGTCAGGACCTGTAATTTAACTCACAAACACTCAAGCTAAAGGTTTAAATTCAAAACTTCACACAAGCGCAGATGCTGTTTACTGCTTTGCTAACAGAAACTCTATCAGCTGGGCTGTCCTGATGCCCAGGGAAGCGTGGGAAGGTCATAAGGTCATAGGTCGTGCCTCTGTCTGGTTGTTCTCAGGTGCGTCTCACACGGGTAGGCTCACGCACTGCTCTACTGCCGAAGGACTCCCAGGTAAAGCCCCCGTCTGCCCGTGACCTGGTCTACCTGGCCCCCTCCCCAGACTTTTGCAAACTAGATCCCGAAAACGGCATCCCAGGGACAGCAGGACGCCGCTGCAACGGTGAGCCCACTAAAACAgatccacacactcacacacacctgcacatactcatagtgatacacacacagtcctgcatATACTCATACTgacacactctttcacacacacacacgcttacattTTCATGCTCATACtgacacattcatacacacactgtaagagCACTGTGTCATACTCCCTCTCTgtactcctcctcttcctctctggggCAGGGACGTCACGCCTAGCGCCAGATGGCTGTGAGCTGGTGTGTTGTGGACCGGGCTTTCGAGCCGGACGGGCTGAAGTGGTCCAGCGCTGCTCCTGCAAGTTCTCCTGGTGCTGCTCGGTCAGGTGTCAGCAGTGCAAAAACACTGTGCTCATTCACACCTGCAGAGAGTGATTgactcgctcgctctctctctctctctcacacacacacacacacacacacacacacacacagaaacacactaaGTCTGCAATGACCCAGATATCCCTCTCACTTGcttatacacaaaaacacacataactTCCTAAAAAGCcatttaagaaatgtttaaCCTATGTACTAGAATCCACCCCTTTTAGATTAATACTTGTAAACTAGTTTCTAGAGGTGGGGTTTCGGTTTGAAGCACAGCAGTGCCATGCATTGTTCATGTGTTTCTGCAGAGTCCGCAGGCTGTGTTGGTATTTTGACCTATAGTAATATGCTTCCACCTGGTGGTGTAGTAGAGATCTGCCTACACAGCCTTTTCTCCAGGAATGAGTTAAAACCagctttaaaaacagaacaattccTCTAAAGAGTCATTTTGGAAGAGCTGACAAACTAATGTGTGGATTTCACCCAGTGCCACTGGCACACTGCAAATGTATCTCCAAACTCCAGACTCAGATCAGCCAGCCACTCCTATGCCAACACATGAGGCCCAGCTCAGATGACAGGGGGTTCAAATTACACTGAAGATCTCTCAGTGTGACAGTAGGGTCAAATTACACTGaagatctctctcacacacaaagtagTTATTCTTAACTCATACTGCTGTACCCCCAACCTACTTAAGAGTTATGTGCAAATTAACCCTGTTGCTTTAGTATATAATAGCACTATACATTTAGACTAGGGTCATTTAAAAATAGCCAGTGCCTATAATTTCTCTTCAGTGTTACCCTCTGACcctcattatttatttgaatgccACTACTGtttgctgctgcagctgcatgTTGTCTCTCTGCACACCTCACGTGTGAACGTGGTCTTTCTGCACGCCTGTCTCACATGTGAGCGTGTTGTCTCTCTGCAcacctgtctcactgctgtAATAAACTGCTCTTCACACCCAAACGCTGGCTCGCTCTGTGGCAGCACACCTACCACCCGACCTATGACTGCTACATCAGTCAATATGACTGTTGCAGGAATagtttacaaatatttatcCACTGAACATGATAAGTAGGGCTAATAAAACATCAGAGCTTTCATGTGAGTTGTATcacttttattacaaatataGTGAGATACAAACATCACAGAGCTGAACTAAAGTTTTAAAGGCCAGTTTAAATGTatactttgtttttaaactgttatttaaaaatagcaCATTTCAAACTGTTACATCAGTAAATCACAATCAAAAAATAGGTCtattaaaaggaaaacaaaaaaggtttcaaACCATATCACCTCTAAACTCATTAACCTGAAAGGGAGAAAACACCtttattacagtacattataTTGAGGGCCTCACTCAGGAAATGCTGCACCCTGTAGGCTGCTTTGGGTACTGCATGAACTGGGGCTTAGAAACACCATTGTCACTGAATGGGTGCAGGCAAGGCACAGCGGATGACTGTGGCGGTGACCTGTTATCCAACACGCCATTCTGACAGCTCCTGCCTACGACTATGAAACCCTCACATCTATACAAACACTGTGCAGGAGACCCACTCtgacaaaacaaagcaacagaCAGTTTTAATCCAGTGTTGGGATCCACCATCCAGCTCTGAAAGGAAGCTGTAGATGTCCCAAACACAACATAAGACAAAGGGCAGAAATTAGTCTACAAAGATTATTTGCAGGTGTCAACCTCCCACCAAAATGACAATTATTCTGACATGAACctacatgaatacatttgaatgcAGGAGTTAGAAGGTCTCAGATATGGTCTTGTCAAatgcaataacaacaacaggATCCTCCGTTACAAGTCTCCTTTAGGTCTTGACAGATTAAAAGCAGGAGGCATGTGTCTCTGCTGTTGTTGTCACGTTTGTTAAGTTCTCCCAGTCTGCCAGCTAACTCTCCCTATCTCTGGGCTAACTGGGAGCGTCATCTCCTCTACAGCAGAGCACAACGCTTCTTTGGCTTGGTCTCTGGAGGCTCAAGAGCTGCCAGGATGGCTTCATCAAACACGTTCTTCAGTCCTCTctgagcgagcgagagagagggggagaaagagagagggtcaAAATGTCAAACCCCATGTAAACACTAAGTGAAAAAAGTGGGTCTCACACATGTGCAGGAATTACACTTTAAATCTCATATAAGATCAGATGCAAACCTGCATCACCCACACACGTACTGGCTGATTTTGCAAGATGTGTGTTACCATGTGACTGGGAGCCTGGGCAACCCTCCAGCACAGTGAGGTAAGACAAAAGCAGCTTCCATGTGTGTGCTGACATAAGCGCTCCACTCTTTACCTGGGTGAGGGCGGAGCACTCCACGTATTTGACAGCGCGGAGGTCTCTAGCCAGCTTTTCTCCACTCTCGGGTGATAGAGGGCGCTGCTTGTTCTTTGCCAGTTTTTCCACTGTGTTACTGTCGTCTCTCAGATCCACCTGGGTGCCCACCAGCAGGAACGGAGTGCGTGGGCAGTGGTGGGAGATCTCTGGCACCCACTGGCGCAGAGCGGGTGGGAGAGACAACAGGAACCCCATGTGAAAACTTTGGTAGGCTGACTTAAAGGAACCCTAGGGTTAGGGACACTCCCGTGTTCTTCATCCTAACTGTAGCATACTGCCAATTACCAGGGACAACAATGTCAACACAGTTCATCttaaaagagacagaaaaacaccaacagaataaacaaaagcaaaaaaaaccttttgacTCACAAGTAGTGAAACATTTTTGCAGAATATTTTCTCAAATTTAGTTTAGGCATTTGTGAATTAAGATGCAAATATGTATAAACGGTTCTTTAAAAGATGGGACCACTTTTCTAGTGGGAGGGCTGGTGTGTTTTATGTCAGCTCTGAGCCTACTGTAGACATACAAGTGGTAATGCCACAACATTCATACCAGAACACACCTCAACACCTTAggacacgcgcacgcacacaccttaaaacaagcaaacattaaCACAACTCTGTAAATTGTTCCCTCATGTCATCTTGACATTTGTTGTTAAGAGTGTAACATATATAACTTAGAATTAGCATTATACTGCCACATCCATCAGTAAATGTTTGAAGTAATTGAACAATTACCCTTTTGGtcttttattgtaattttgtttcAAGTCAACaggtttttcattcttttctacATAGAGAAATGCATCAGAAGTCCTCCCTGTGCTAATCTGGTGTCTAGAGACTAGACcgctcaagaaaaaaaaaactgggagTATCTCTTTAAGAACAAGCTTGGCTTGTTTCAATTATACATGTATAATAAACATTGTAAACACTGATTTATCTGAGCTAGTCAACTAAGCCAGTAAGATGGGTACATAGGGTAGGGCCCCGAGATCTGTATGTTGTAAACATTCcgtttttctttattaaaaccACACCTCCCACTGATCCTTGccctttctttttctatttaaatgtagtgtgtgtctctgtgctatagccatcacacacaaacacctgcaacatgtcaaaaatatttactttaaatattaatatacttGTAAAGTCCAATGAAAATATAATCAGAGTTGATGACAAACATCCAACTTCAGTCCAACTACAGCAGTTCAATATTTGATAGGTTTTGTTTCAAAACCCAGAATCCCACTGGCACCTTTGTGAATGGTCCCTATGCATCTGCTCAGAGAGGAAACTGGAACAGTGTCACCCCCTGCTGGCCTGGAGCAACATCCTGAAGTGAGAGGCAGAAATGAGATCAAATGGAGGAAACTGACCTTCTCTTTGACATTCTCGAAGGAGGAGGGCGAGACAACAGAAAAGCAGACAAGGAAGACGTCGGTCTGTGGGTAGCTGAGAGGCCGGAGTCTGTCATAATCCTCCTGGCCTTAAAGAGCAGAGACAGTGACATgagcatgcgcgcacacacgcgcgcacacacataccccttTATACACACAGCTTACCAGCAGTATCAAAAAGGCCCAATGTATAAGGTTCTCCGCCAATCATAACAGTCACAGCATAATTATCAAATACCTGGAAAACACAGATATTTTCAGCAGTATTAGTAAGCCACAGGTCACATTCAGGAAAAGTTCATTTATACAGCTAGGGCTAAATTTTAATGACCACAAAAATcacctgaaaaacaaactaCTGTCTTCTACTATGAATAATGTCAATTAAAGGTTTCACAACATGTTCAGTAAACTGTAACACCACTTTGATGGTGTGTAGAAATTCCCCGCAGTGAAGCAGGCCTTCTCGTCACTCACCGTGGGAACATATTCGGAAGGAAATTTGTTGGTTGTGTAGGAGATTAGGAGACAGGTTTTCCCAACAGCTCCGTCCCCGACCACCACGCACTTAATCGTCTGCATCTGCATTGAAAATGCGGCAAGCAAATGTCAGCTGTGCGACAATGCAGTACTGTTATTAAGCTTGGACGGTAAGCCTGCCTGAATCTGGacgagatggacagagagaaacacactgaaCCAGCTAACCAATTTCCGCAAGTTCAAAAGACCCGTGCAGGATGTCTGGTGCAGGACACACACCAGCCCTGCAGGCGTCCTGAAGGAGGCAGGCCGTGTTCCTCTAACTACTTCGCAGGTTGAGTCTGTCAACTTTATTAGTCACTTCCTCCTACCGACAAGAGCGCAAAACCCTTCGGTTTCGATCGGTTTGGTAGACAGTAGAACTCTAAGGTTGACCGCGTGTCAGATAGTAACCAtaacactaactaaccctaacctaacccaacaCTGAACCtgaacctaaacctaaacctgcCACAGTGATACAGAAACGCTGCAGTCTCTCACGCTTCTCACTATTTGAGTCGAGCAACTTCAAATGTAAACCAAACACAAGAGTACACGAAGAAAACGTCCCAGTAAGTCATCTCGTTTTCTTTTAATagttgttttaaaagtaaaatattataCCACAACTGATCTCCACGTCTATTATATCAGATAACCAAGCTAGATAACCTAATCACATTAGACAAGAGACGATGGCCAAGTTCAGCTAGCAGTGGCTAGAAGCGTTTAAAACGCCATTTCAGTACGACTAAGTCAGGCGAACAGTGACATCgaaacacacaaaaggaaacCACATAcgaatgtattattattaaaagggaaaacaaagcgcacattacaacacatttactgaaaaacaCTTACTGTTTTTCTCCGCCGACTAGGCGTTGGTTACGTCCGGATTTGCAAGTACCAACACAGACAGAAGAAGGCGTGTACCGTTATGACGTAAAGAGGCGTGACCCTACGTGACGAGGAAAACGTCATGTCCTGTAAGTGGTGCGTTGTTTGTATTTCGTCCCCATCTCTTCCATTTACCGTACGAAAGTAATCTCCTTTATTGGGCTGTTGCTTGGATTCTTTATTAAAGTCACACAACACGTGTTAGAAATTTGATGTAACTGGAAATAAAAAGGCCATAACCAAATGTTATAACTGAAATACGAGCATTTTGAATCTTCCAGGAATGTGAAGATAACAATGAAACATTCTAACCTAGACGACCTCTTTTCCAATATAAAAGTGCTGACCTCAGTAAGAGTACTTAGGTATAATTTATTCTAGTTTATTTCCATTAATATATTTGCGCCGtatgtttaatgcattttatttgtcttgttGCTAACTTTTAATAATCGTTTTGATTATCAATGTAAACAGTCAAATGTAGGTACAGAATTGTATGTTATATAATAagtataaaaatgtgaaatttggCGTGATTTGGAAGATCTCCACAATTCCGACgaatctaaaaataaatcaatgaatgTGCACGTAAAGGCCGGACTTTTATGTGAGCAGGCCCTGCTTTGTGGCTTCTTGCTTCACAGAGTCTGTACTCCTCAACCCCTCCTCCTGTGTTTCACTTACTTTGACGTTGTGGCCTTGTTTGTGCCGTGTTCGCATTTAAAAACAACGGTTGTTTCGATTATTCGTCTTTATTCGCTAACGCCGTGTAGATCTGGCGAACACGTATTGGTTTTCCTGGCGTCTTAGCGGGTGGAGGCAGTTTGATGAGCTAACGCTAGCGCGCTAACGCCGTCTCTACTGTTTTGGTTTCCTTTGTCACGGACTGGTTTTCCAGAGCCAGTGTCCTGAGGAGAGCCGTCCAAACCCGACTGGAACGGGGCTGCTGAGCACTGGGGAGGTTATTTATGTTGGGATTATTTATGTTTGGAGTTAGCTGTATCTAGATAATTACTGCGGGAGGTTATTTACGTTTCCGTGCTGACAGGACTGCCGTCCCAGCTAGCACAACTAGGCTAGCTGTTCCTCACGCGCTGAGTGTGTACAGTGACAACCCTCATCAATGTGCGCACGAGCCGAGCCGCTCTGCCACTGCGCTGTCTCCGACTTTCTGGGCGATAGTAGAATATTCGTAATTGGGTAATAATCTAACATTACCGGACCGTGTCGTATAACCCCACTACAGAGCTTCGTGATCGGGTGCCCCGCTTGTTTTGTCTAGTTGCGGTAAATCCTTGGGCAGATTCAAGCTCGCCAAAGCACCCAGAATGTTCCGGTATCTGGACGACGGGGACGACAGTCCATACATGATGTGAGTGTGCCGCGTGCTTGGGCTCTGGAGGTTCTGGAGCACAAGCCGGTATCAGTTTTGTTTTAGGGACGAATGTTTGTTCACAGTGTGTTCAGCATGGCAGTCCAAGGTGATAGTTAACGCATGTTGACCTGTGACACAACATTCCTTCTCACAGTGTGCAGTCGTCCAGCTCTGAGTGTGAATAGCATCTTGGTCATTCTGTTTCCTCAGGGATCCATTTGCAGCTCACAGACGCCAGATGAGGACTTTGTTTGGCCCCTTTGGATTTGAGCCTTTTCTCCTGAACCCCCAGATGCAGCCTCCTCGA contains:
- the cdc42l gene encoding cell division cycle 42, like, yielding MQTIKCVVVGDGAVGKTCLLISYTTNKFPSEYVPTVFDNYAVTVMIGGEPYTLGLFDTAGQEDYDRLRPLSYPQTDVFLVCFSVVSPSSFENVKEKWVPEISHHCPRTPFLLVGTQVDLRDDSNTVEKLAKNKQRPLSPESGEKLARDLRAVKYVECSALTQRGLKNVFDEAILAALEPPETKPKKRCALL
- the wnt4b gene encoding wingless-type MMTV integration site family, member 4b gives rise to the protein MPTVSSVNHTGRLLLLLLWATHLSMATNWLSLMRLPRSRPISGVGSCGRLRGLSAGQVGVCRARGEVMESVRRAAEMVIEECQHQFRNRRWNCSTTPRGINVFGRVMNQGTREAAFMHALSSAAVAVAVTRGCSRGELERCGCDRKVRGLSPEGFQWSGCSDNLSYGVAFSQTFVDEPERAKGTSSGRPLMNIHNNEAGRKAILHNMQVECKCHGVSGSCELRTCWKVMPPFRRVGVVLKERFDGATEVRLTRVGSRTALLPKDSQVKPPSARDLVYLAPSPDFCKLDPENGIPGTAGRRCNGTSRLAPDGCELVCCGPGFRAGRAEVVQRCSCKFSWCCSVRCQQCKNTVLIHTCRE